In Panacibacter ginsenosidivorans, the following proteins share a genomic window:
- a CDS encoding PKD domain-containing protein produces the protein MKIQPFLFVTVVLLASCKKNSSDLITKNKDIAAFAITEQCSSVLPAQSAFVDSSLQFINLSHLQDSSEQSYRPKDTYLWDFGDQNGSTEKEPTHKYAKPGVYTVKLYSYLEDHLSDSSTQRLHVVLGNREFRLSVDTYGVDMEEANNNSYLVLYRKNYGANPYTYGFMLVDSLFNSKWNYDIAGDDNTVRLSSMKRIDGNAFILSGNYTPGSTQEFCLSKIDASGKLIWNKYLNNLPGLNTYTTTVSDGGFLTLGTSYTPALKPLATIVKCDGNGNEIWRKQLDSFAVLNNIVETTDGYAFAATTSNFSQNTYLCKMDLQGNITNMVLFNFGYYHVYQPPFIIYNSNEFLVPTSEYFYYFKNDLSLDFKVKMLLSSGKGGFTAGNNFYVYSSPESAVGKFSFDGVEEWQLKIDDVIYTSCYSTLLNVDRYCQKAIYTSNNEIIALSYGRNIDDEFSLYLMKIDPDGTMQ, from the coding sequence ATGAAAATTCAACCCTTCCTCTTTGTAACAGTAGTGCTCCTGGCTTCTTGCAAAAAGAATTCGTCGGATCTTATAACTAAAAATAAAGATATCGCTGCGTTCGCTATTACCGAGCAATGTTCATCAGTTCTTCCCGCTCAAAGTGCTTTTGTAGATTCTTCATTGCAATTTATCAACTTATCGCATCTTCAGGATTCATCAGAGCAGAGCTATAGACCGAAAGACACATATTTGTGGGATTTTGGTGATCAAAATGGTAGCACTGAAAAAGAGCCGACTCATAAGTATGCGAAGCCTGGTGTTTATACAGTAAAACTCTACTCCTACTTAGAGGATCATTTATCTGATTCTTCTACACAACGTCTCCATGTTGTGTTAGGAAATAGAGAGTTTAGATTATCTGTTGACACATATGGTGTAGACATGGAAGAAGCTAATAATAATAGCTATCTCGTTCTGTACCGGAAAAATTATGGCGCTAATCCTTATACCTATGGTTTTATGTTGGTAGATAGTTTATTTAATTCCAAATGGAATTATGACATAGCGGGCGATGATAATACTGTTAGATTAAGTAGCATGAAAAGAATCGACGGCAATGCATTTATCTTGTCTGGCAACTATACGCCCGGAAGTACTCAGGAATTTTGCTTATCTAAAATTGATGCAAGCGGTAAGCTTATCTGGAATAAATATCTAAATAACTTACCTGGTTTGAATACTTACACGACAACAGTTTCGGATGGTGGCTTTTTAACATTAGGAACTTCTTACACACCAGCATTGAAACCATTAGCTACAATAGTTAAATGCGACGGAAACGGTAATGAGATTTGGAGAAAGCAGCTGGATAGTTTTGCAGTACTTAATAACATTGTTGAAACGACCGATGGATATGCATTTGCTGCAACTACTTCAAACTTCTCTCAGAATACTTATTTGTGTAAGATGGACTTGCAGGGGAATATTACAAATATGGTTTTGTTCAATTTTGGATATTATCACGTATATCAACCCCCATTCATAATTTATAATTCAAATGAATTTCTTGTTCCGACAAGCGAATATTTTTACTATTTTAAAAATGATCTTTCGCTTGATTTTAAAGTAAAAATGCTGCTTTCTTCCGGAAAGGGCGGTTTTACAGCAGGAAATAATTTCTATGTCTATTCATCACCGGAAAGCGCAGTAGGAAAATTCTCCTTCGACGGAGTTGAAGAATGGCAACTAAAGATTGACGATGTTATTTACACATCCTGTTATTCAACTTTATTGAATGTTGATAGATATTGTCAAAAAGCTATTTATACATCAAATAATGAAATAATTGCTCTTTCTTACGGGCGTAATATAGACGATGAATTTTCACTCTACTTAATGAAGATAGATCCGGATGGAACTATGCAATAG
- a CDS encoding homogentisate 1,2-dioxygenase → MPHYHTLGTIPHKRHTQFRKPDGTLYSEQLFSTEGFNSDSSLLYHCHPPTKIIKTEAQYSVAPKIAEEKMLRHRSFEGFKVKPAADYLESRKPILVNNDCHISLAAPQQSMTDYFYKNADADELLFVHEGSGKLLTQYGELQFAYGDYLIIPRGSIYQLQFDNDNNRLFIVESFSPIRFPKRYLSNYGQLLENSPYCERDIRAPEHLVTIDQTGDFIIKTKKRGMMYHIHYGHHPFDVIGWDGCCYPFAFSIHDFEPITGRVHQPPPVHQTFDAHNFVVCSFVPRLYDYHLQSIPAPYNHSNIDSDELLYYVDGDFMSRKNVTRGMLTLHPGGIPHGPHPGAVEKSIGAKETKELAVMVDTFHPLQLTVDALDIENEGYVMSWAE, encoded by the coding sequence ATGCCACACTATCACACGCTCGGTACCATTCCGCACAAGCGCCACACACAATTCCGCAAACCGGATGGAACATTATATTCTGAACAATTATTTTCAACAGAAGGCTTCAACAGCGATAGTTCTTTACTCTATCATTGTCACCCGCCCACAAAAATTATAAAGACAGAAGCGCAGTATAGTGTAGCGCCAAAGATTGCCGAAGAAAAAATGCTGCGCCACCGCAGCTTTGAGGGCTTTAAAGTAAAACCAGCAGCAGATTATTTGGAAAGCCGCAAACCAATTTTGGTGAATAACGATTGCCATATTTCGCTCGCTGCACCGCAACAAAGCATGACAGATTATTTCTACAAAAATGCAGATGCAGATGAATTGCTTTTTGTGCATGAAGGCAGTGGCAAACTGCTTACACAATATGGAGAGTTGCAGTTTGCATACGGCGATTATCTCATCATTCCGCGAGGCAGTATTTATCAATTGCAGTTTGATAATGATAACAACAGGCTCTTCATTGTTGAAAGTTTTTCGCCCATACGTTTTCCAAAACGTTATTTAAGTAATTACGGGCAACTACTCGAAAACTCACCTTACTGCGAACGTGATATCCGTGCACCAGAACATCTTGTAACAATAGATCAAACAGGCGACTTCATCATCAAAACAAAGAAGCGTGGCATGATGTATCATATTCATTATGGTCATCATCCTTTTGATGTTATTGGTTGGGATGGTTGCTGTTATCCTTTCGCGTTCAGCATACACGATTTTGAACCCATTACCGGTCGTGTGCACCAGCCGCCACCCGTGCATCAAACATTCGATGCGCACAATTTTGTGGTGTGCAGTTTTGTGCCGCGCTTGTACGATTATCATCTCCAAAGTATTCCTGCGCCATACAACCACAGCAATATAGACAGCGATGAGTTGCTCTATTATGTTGACGGCGATTTTATGAGCCGCAAAAATGTAACACGTGGTATGCTTACGCTGCATCCCGGCGGCATTCCACATGGTCCGCATCCCGGCGCTGTAGAAAAAAGTATTGGCGCAAAAGAAACAAAGGAACTCGCCGTAATGGTAGATACATTTCACCCGTTGCAGTTAACCGTTGATGCACTCGACATAGAGAACGAAGGTTATGTAATGAGCTGGGCGGAATGA
- a CDS encoding Gfo/Idh/MocA family protein, with protein MKKNNRRLFLKNAAVISGVSILKPSIVFGTKANSAIRLGIIGCGNRGTAVISSMVQNTNTAIVAMADIFEDKLQTALPKYNKLNTDKQMPAIAAANMYQGSKAYMQLLENKDVDSVHISTPAYAHVMFLEAAVASGKHVYCEKPVAPDTAGCKRALEVAGKVGSKQSVVIGFQIRHASPYVEMVKRIQRGDIGDIITVQLYYFSSGSEIHKPIGTSDDELRIRNHFHFNALSGGILLDQGIHMLDVCNWALNAHAINAIGRGGKKDPLPVGDAWNNYQVLYQYPNDINVSIHSTQMGPAFGDVCCRFLGTKGIAEAHYSGGVFINGDNAWDSGVARTEAEITPEQRTSGAFLSALGDADKNKEQHFISSIETGNYVNEIRSGVESTLTAILGREAAENNKPLTWDEVLTTNERMDPKLNLTQFDKK; from the coding sequence ATGAAGAAAAATAATCGCAGACTATTTCTGAAGAATGCTGCCGTAATATCCGGAGTATCTATTTTAAAACCTTCCATTGTTTTTGGTACAAAAGCAAACTCTGCCATAAGACTTGGTATTATAGGTTGTGGTAACAGGGGCACAGCTGTTATTTCGTCGATGGTGCAAAATACCAACACAGCGATTGTAGCCATGGCAGATATTTTTGAAGATAAACTGCAAACCGCACTGCCCAAATACAATAAACTAAATACGGATAAACAAATGCCTGCAATAGCTGCGGCAAACATGTACCAGGGATCAAAAGCATATATGCAACTGCTGGAAAATAAAGATGTGGATTCAGTGCATATATCAACGCCGGCTTATGCACATGTTATGTTTCTTGAAGCGGCAGTAGCATCGGGTAAACATGTGTATTGCGAGAAGCCTGTGGCGCCTGATACTGCAGGTTGCAAAAGAGCGTTGGAAGTAGCAGGAAAAGTAGGCAGTAAACAAAGCGTGGTGATCGGTTTCCAGATAAGGCACGCATCGCCTTATGTTGAAATGGTAAAAAGAATTCAGCGTGGAGATATTGGTGATATAATAACGGTACAGCTTTATTATTTTTCTTCCGGTTCTGAGATACATAAACCAATAGGCACATCTGATGATGAGTTGCGTATAAGAAATCATTTTCATTTCAATGCATTATCTGGCGGCATTTTATTAGACCAGGGTATTCATATGCTGGATGTTTGCAACTGGGCACTAAATGCGCATGCAATAAATGCTATTGGCCGTGGTGGTAAAAAAGATCCATTACCGGTTGGTGATGCATGGAACAATTACCAGGTATTATATCAATACCCTAACGATATAAACGTAAGTATTCATTCAACACAGATGGGGCCGGCATTTGGCGATGTATGTTGCAGGTTCCTGGGCACGAAAGGCATTGCAGAAGCGCATTACAGTGGTGGCGTATTTATTAATGGCGATAATGCATGGGATTCCGGTGTTGCAAGAACAGAAGCTGAAATAACCCCTGAGCAAAGAACTTCAGGCGCATTTCTTTCTGCACTGGGTGATGCGGATAAAAATAAAGAACAACATTTTATCAGCAGTATAGAAACAGGTAATTATGTGAATGAGATAAGATCCGGTGTTGAG
- a CDS encoding transposase, with the protein MQFYQGKIYHVYNQGNNKQPIFFTNENYLYFLKAYRTLVAPHADTIAYCLMPNHFHFLISTNEQSVQQVKVGSLTLSALSNGIRMLLSSYATAINRQQHTTGSLFRQKTKAKPLDNGSDNYTLTAFHYIHQNPLGAKLVTSLNDWEYSSFKDYTGLRNGTLCNKKLAGQLIDTNWNDLATETYEFYKNKQDLSAIF; encoded by the coding sequence ATGCAGTTTTACCAAGGCAAAATATATCACGTCTATAACCAGGGCAACAATAAACAACCGATTTTCTTTACCAACGAAAACTACTTATACTTTCTAAAAGCTTACCGAACCTTAGTTGCGCCACACGCAGATACAATTGCATACTGCCTTATGCCAAATCATTTTCATTTTCTCATAAGCACAAACGAACAATCTGTACAGCAGGTAAAAGTTGGTAGCCTCACACTATCTGCATTATCAAATGGCATCAGAATGTTATTGAGTAGTTATGCAACTGCAATCAATAGACAGCAACATACAACAGGTTCATTGTTCAGGCAAAAGACCAAAGCAAAACCGCTTGACAATGGATCAGACAACTACACCTTGACAGCCTTTCATTATATTCATCAGAATCCTCTGGGAGCGAAATTGGTAACATCATTGAACGATTGGGAATATTCTTCTTTCAAAGACTATACAGGCTTAAGAAATGGAACATTGTGCAACAAGAAATTAGCGGGGCAGTTGATAGATACAAACTGGAATGATCTTGCAACTGAAACCTATGAGTTTTATAAAAACAAACAAGACCTAAGCGCTATTTTTTGA
- a CDS encoding DUF5829 family protein, with product MRMCLFLFSLFSLSAHAQKFPKVNFNHFYLVIDSADLVAIKNSDFIKNEFAAMQTKTTIADSAATWTGTYLFGLDNYFEIFDSSGVGEPTGIAGIGFSVDGIGEIQQLDTILSKKYKIETRAREKQYDDKKVPWSTLLDIDDSAFNMQTHIYWWVMEYKPEYYDYNHWKYTNNQLTRTTYLSQYAAERKNKIFKRFTGITLKTTMQEKNMLSGFLLSCGYKKIDEHSFASPEDFIIHFKDRNKNDRYAVESVSFECNEPHSGTEKISVHIQIEFQNNSGRLVFE from the coding sequence ATGAGAATGTGTTTATTCCTGTTTAGCCTGTTTTCTTTATCTGCACATGCACAAAAATTTCCTAAAGTAAACTTCAATCATTTTTATTTGGTGATAGATTCAGCAGACCTGGTTGCAATAAAAAATTCAGATTTTATAAAAAACGAGTTTGCGGCAATGCAAACAAAAACAACCATAGCAGACAGTGCAGCTACATGGACAGGCACTTATCTCTTTGGGCTGGATAATTATTTTGAAATATTTGATAGCAGCGGTGTCGGCGAGCCAACAGGCATCGCCGGCATAGGTTTTAGTGTTGATGGAATTGGAGAGATTCAACAACTTGATACGATACTAAGTAAGAAATATAAAATAGAAACACGTGCAAGAGAAAAACAATACGATGATAAAAAGGTGCCCTGGTCCACTTTGCTGGATATAGATGATTCTGCTTTTAATATGCAAACCCATATTTATTGGTGGGTAATGGAATACAAACCGGAGTACTATGATTACAATCATTGGAAGTATACCAACAACCAGCTAACAAGGACTACTTATTTAAGTCAGTATGCAGCAGAAAGAAAAAATAAGATATTCAAAAGGTTTACCGGTATAACACTTAAAACAACGATGCAGGAAAAAAATATGCTGTCGGGTTTTCTTTTAAGCTGTGGGTATAAAAAAATTGATGAACATAGCTTTGCTTCACCTGAAGATTTTATCATTCATTTTAAGGATAGAAATAAAAATGACAGGTATGCTGTAGAATCAGTGTCGTTTGAATGCAATGAACCACACAGCGGAACTGAAAAAATTTCGGTGCATATTCAAATTGAGTTTCAAAATAATTCGGGCAGGCTCGTCTTTGAATGA